From one Montipora capricornis isolate CH-2021 chromosome 10, ASM3666992v2, whole genome shotgun sequence genomic stretch:
- the LOC138020583 gene encoding uncharacterized protein — protein sequence MLELHQHQNILQQQQNNIVEMLVTQQKKSSLPSPRVPNFDGDPLEYGSFIRAFENIIESKTSSSSERLYYLEQFTSGDVKELVRSCQYLPLDAGYDEARRLMKKKFGDDFLFVADY from the coding sequence ATGCTGGAGTTGCACCAGCACCAGAATATATTACAGCAACAGCAGAACAACATCGTTGAGATGCTTGtgacacaacaaaagaaaagttcTCTTCCCAGTCCTAGGGTTCCTAACTTTGATGGTGATCCGTTGGAGTACGGTTCCTTCATTAGAGCCTTCGAGAATATAATTGAATCCAAAACGTCGAGCAGTAGTGAGAGGCTATACTATCTCGAGCAGTTTACCAGCGGTGATGTGAAAGAGCTTGTGAGATCATGCCAGTATTTGCCTCTCGACGCGGGATATGATGAAGCCCGACGgcttatgaaaaagaaatttggcgATGATTTTCTCTTCGTAGCTGATTATTAA
- the LOC138020585 gene encoding uncharacterized protein → MADLPVDRLTADQPPFTSVGVDYFGPLQVRRGRSLLKRYGVIFTCLAIRAVHIEVAHSLDTDSFLLALRRFIARRGQVKQIRSDNGTNFTSGEKELRDSINAWNKEKIRENMLQRNIEWSFNPPLGSHYGGVWERCIRTTRKILQALLREQIIDDESLTTLLSEVESIMNGRPITKISSDPWDQEPLTPNHLLLLRSESPMPPGLFCKEDVLSRRRWRQV, encoded by the coding sequence ATGGCCGATCTCCCCGTGGATCGTCTAACCGCAGATCAACCGCCCTTTACGTCAGTCGGTGTTGATTATTTTGGCCCCCTTCAAGTGCGACGCGGACGAAGCCTTCTCAAAAGATATGGAGTTATCTTCACCTGCCTTGCAATTCGAGCTGTGCACATTGAAGTAGCCCACAGCCTAGACACCGACTCCTTTCTCTTAGCTCTAAGACGATTTATAGCAAGAAGAGGTCAGGTCAAGCAAATACGATCAGATAACGGCACAAATTTCACTAGCGGCGAAAAGGAACTCCGCGATTCCATTAACGCCTGGAATAAAGAGAAAATTCGTGAGAATATGCTGCAAAGGAATATTGAGTGGTCTTTTAATCCCCCACTCGGCTCACATTATGGCGGCGTTTGGGAGCGTTGCATTCGCACGACTAGAAAGATTCTACAAGCCCTCCTCCGAGAGCAAATCATCGACGATGAAAGCCTCACGACTTTGCTAAGTGAAGTTGAAAGTATTATGAACGGCCGTCCAATCACTAAAATTTCCAGTGACCCGTGGGATCAAGAGCCGCTGACACCCAATCACTTGTTGCTGCTACGATCTGAGTCTCCAATGCCACCAGGTCTGTTTTGCAAAGAAGATGTACTGTCTCGTAGAAGATGGAGACAGGTTTAA
- the LOC138020584 gene encoding uncharacterized protein produces the protein MEGSGHLTKLEQPDTIRKLVLKLPFNMRVRWRRLVDDVMETEARAAMFANFANFVDHEARIATNPVFGRILEDARPKLDRRDARLQKRSVSKGPGELSFAAQVDSSQNSPARVATPRGSANSVGEMSCLYCNAGHALENCSSLRNRPYSERIEFLKRKGLCFGCLFDGHTARNCPQRKTCSFPNCPKKHPSVLHTNSAPRNPEVVNPRASLPSLEGVARVHNAMVNPDGKIKSSRNEGLSRTGMAVVPVKVWAKGCKTPVVTNAFLDSGSSSTFCTEALRKQLGVSGPRAKISLTTLEKKDSLVDSIIVADLTISYLDENVFIKLPMLYTRPSIPVAREDIPTQDDVDRWPHLSGVHLPRVDAEVGLLIASDVPEVLDPLEVKHSEGGGPYGSRTRVEWAVNGPLVPYPHCSRSSSFFVKADTELHRMVQDFYNHDIADNHTELSQGERLFIESVKKSVELKNGHYEIALPFKDVQRPVPNNRVQAEQRVIWLKKRLEKNPELLNDYKGFVQDIATKGYAQKVPEHSKESDCEGNTWFIPHHGIYHPHKPGKIRVVFDCSARFKGTSLNDLLMKGPDLTNSLLGVLTRFRQDHVAVMADIQEIFHRVRVPECDRSFLRFLWWPNGDLSRGLIEYQMTVHLFGAVSSPACSNYARRKTADDNAQHFSCDVVNTIKRNFYVDDCLKSLPSVKDAITHVRELCSLLQRGGFRLTKWVSSSREVLESIPVKDRGQEIKKLNLQKDELPVERALGVQWRIEDDTFGFNVNLKPKAPTRRGLLSVVGSVFDPFGLSPPSS, from the coding sequence ATGGAGGGTAGTGGTCACTTAACTAAGCTGGAACAGCCAGACACCATAAGGAAGCTAGTGTTGAAGCTGCCTTTCAATATGAGAGTGAGATGGCGCCGTTTGGTCGATGATGTCATGGAGACAGAGGCAAGAGCTGCTATGTTTGCtaattttgccaatttcgtggATCACGAAGCGAGGATAGCAACTAACCCCGTGTTTGGAAGGATCCTTGAAGACGCGAGGCCCAAGTTGGATAGGCGAGACGCCCGTTTGCAGAAACGTTCTGTCTCAAAAGGGCCAGGGGAGCTCAGTTTTGCTGCACAAGTTGACAGTAGCCAGAATTCACCTGCCCGTGTTGCTACCCCTCGTGGATCAGCCAATTCAGTAGGAGAAATGTCATGCTTGTACTGTAACGCTGGACATGCCCTGGAAAACTGCAGTTCACTCAGGAATCGTCCGTACAGTGAAAGGATAGAGTTCTTAAAGCGGAAAGGCCTCTGTTTTGGTTGTTTGTTTGATGGTCACACGGCAAGAAATTGCCCTCAGAGGAAAACGTGTTCGTTTCCAAACTGCCCCAAGAAGCACCCTTCCGTTCTGCACACGAACTCTGCGCCACGAAACCCGGAAGTTGTTAATCCACGCGCCAGTCTACCGTCACTCGAGGGAGTCGCGCGCGTTCACAATGCTATGGTAAATCCAGATGGGAAAATCAAGTCTTCCAGGAATGAAGGCCTCTCTAGAACAGGCATGGCTGTTGTCCCTGTGAAAGTCTGGGCTAAGGGATGTAAAACGCCAGTAGTCACCAACGCCTTTCTGGACAGCGGTAGTTCATCTACGTTCTGCACCGAGGCCCTAAGGAAACAGTTGGGTGTGAGTGGTCCAAGGGCTAAAATTTCCCTGACTACGCTGGAAAAGAAGGACAGTCTCGTTGATAGCATTATTGTCGCAGATCTTACCATCTCCTATCTAgacgaaaacgtttttattaaactTCCAATGCTTTACACAAGACCCAGCATACCAGTGGCGAGAGAAGACATACCTACCCAGGATGACGTTGACAGGTGGCCGCACTTAAGTGGAGTACACCTACCCAGGGTCGATGCGGAGGTTGGTCTGCTGATTGCAAGTGACGTCCCTGAAGTTCTGGATCCCTTGGAAGTTAAGCATAGTGAAGGTGGAGGCCCTTACGGCTCACGTACGCGCGTCGAATGGGCAGTTAATGGTCCTTTGGTACCTTATCCTCATTGTTCTCGTTCTTCAAGCTTCTTTGTTAAGGCCGATACTGAGCTGCACCGGATGGTACAAGATTTCTATAACCACGATATTGCCGATAATCATACAGAGCTATCCCAAGGAGAGCGTCTTTTCATAGAAAGCGTAAAAAAATCAGTAGAATTGAAGAACGGCCATTACGAGATCGCTTTACCTTTCAAAGATGTGCAACGTCCTGTTCCAAATAATCGTGTTCAAGCAGAACAGCGTGTCATATGGCTAAAGAAAAGGTTAGAGAAAAACCCAGAGCTGCTTAACGACTACAAAGGCTTCGTTCAGGACATTGCTACTAAGGGTTATGCCCAAAAAGTTCCCGAACACAGTAAGGAATCAGACTGCGAAGGAAACACGTGGTTCATCCCTCACCACGGAATTTACCACCCTCACAAACCCGGAAAGATTCGTGTTGTCTTTGACTGCTCGGCAAGGTTCAAAGGAACTTCACTCAACGATCTGTTGATGAAGGGGCCAGATCTTACAAATTCCCTCCTGGGTGTTCTCACAAGATTTCGCCAAGATCACGTGGCGGTAATGGCAGACATTCAGGAGATTTTCCATAGGGTTAGAGTTCCTGAATGTGACCGTTCATTTCTTCGCTTCTTATGGTGGCCGAACGGCGATTTATCACGTGGATTAATAGAATATCAGATGACCGTGCATCTATTTGGAGCTGTGTCCTCACCAGCTTGCTCCAATTATGCCCGCCGGAAAACAGCCGATGATAACGCCCAGCACTTCTCCTGTGATGTGGTGAACACAATCAAGCGGAATTTTTACGTTGATGACTGCTTGAAGTCCCTCCCGTCAGTCAAGGATGCTATAACGCATGTCCGTGAGTTGTGCAGCCTCCTGCAGCGGGGAGGGTTTCGCCTGACAAAGTGGGTGAGCAGTAGCCGAGAAGTTCTGGAAAGCATCCCTGTTAAAGACCGTGGTCAAGAAATCAAGAAGCTAAACCTTCAAAAGGATGAGTTACCAGTTGAGCGTGCGCTTGGTGTTCAATGGAGGATAGAAGATGACACGTTTGGCTTCAATGTTAACCTCAAACCCAAGGCCCCTACCCGTAGAGGCCTTCTGTCTGTCGTGGGGTCAGTTTTCGATCCCTTTGGTTTGTCGCCCCCTTCGTCCTAA